Proteins encoded in a region of the Paenibacillus wynnii genome:
- the infA gene encoding translation initiation factor IF-1, whose amino-acid sequence MAKEDVIEVEGTVLEPLPNATFKVELENGHQILAHVSGKLRMHFIRILTGDKVVVQLSPYDLSKGRITYRK is encoded by the coding sequence GTGGCTAAAGAAGACGTTATTGAGGTAGAAGGAACCGTTCTTGAACCGTTGCCAAATGCAACCTTTAAGGTTGAATTGGAGAATGGTCATCAAATTCTTGCTCATGTATCCGGCAAGCTTCGGATGCACTTTATCCGTATTTTGACTGGAGACAAAGTAGTCGTACAGTTATCGCCTTATGATTTATCAAAAGGTCGTATAACTTACCGTAAATAG
- the rpsM gene encoding 30S ribosomal protein S13, whose protein sequence is MARIAGVDLPRDKRVEIALTYIFGIGKTTSQKILNETGISANTRVRDLTEDEVSKLRETIDKTAKVEGDLRREISLNIKRLIEIGCYRGVRHRRGLPVRGQRTKTNARTRKGPRRTVANKKK, encoded by the coding sequence ATGGCTCGTATAGCTGGAGTGGACTTACCACGTGATAAACGCGTTGAGATCGCCTTGACTTATATTTTCGGAATCGGTAAAACGACTTCCCAGAAAATTCTTAACGAAACAGGCATTAGCGCTAATACACGTGTCCGTGATTTGACGGAAGATGAAGTCAGCAAACTGCGTGAAACGATCGACAAAACAGCCAAGGTAGAAGGCGACTTGCGTCGTGAAATTTCCTTGAATATTAAACGTCTTATCGAGATCGGTTGCTACCGCGGTGTTCGTCACCGTCGTGGATTACCTGTTCGCGGTCAACGTACCAAAACGAATGCCCGTACCCGTAAGGGCCCGCGTCGTACGGTAGCTAACAAGAAAAAATAA
- the rpmJ gene encoding 50S ribosomal protein L36 has translation MKVRPSVKPICEKCKVIRRKGTVMVICENPKHKQKQG, from the coding sequence ATGAAGGTAAGACCTTCTGTAAAGCCCATTTGCGAGAAATGTAAAGTAATTCGCCGCAAAGGGACTGTTATGGTGATTTGCGAAAATCCGAAACATAAACAAAAACAAGGATAA
- the rpsK gene encoding 30S ribosomal protein S11 — protein MAKPKKVVRTKRRDRKNIESGVAHIRSTFNNTIVTITDPHGNAISWASSGGQGFKGSRKSTPFAAQMAAESAAKAAMEHGMKSVEVMVKGPGAGREAAIRSLQAAGLEVNLIKDVTPVPHNGCRPPKRRRV, from the coding sequence ATGGCTAAACCGAAAAAAGTCGTACGTACAAAACGTCGCGACCGTAAAAATATCGAATCCGGCGTGGCACACATTCGTTCCACGTTCAACAATACCATCGTTACCATCACGGATCCTCACGGAAATGCAATTTCCTGGGCTAGCTCCGGCGGCCAAGGATTTAAAGGTTCCCGTAAGTCCACTCCATTTGCAGCGCAAATGGCAGCTGAATCAGCAGCTAAAGCAGCTATGGAACACGGCATGAAATCCGTTGAAGTTATGGTTAAAGGACCGGGCGCGGGCCGCGAGGCAGCCATCCGTTCACTTCAAGCCGCAGGCCTAGAAGTTAACCTTATCAAAGACGTTACTCCGGTTCCTCACAATGGTTGCCGTCCACCGAAACGTCGCCGCGTATAG